The Hordeum vulgare subsp. vulgare chromosome 4H, MorexV3_pseudomolecules_assembly, whole genome shotgun sequence genomic interval ggatttatgatcagattatctatgaatctcatttgagtttcttctgatctctcttgtgcatgatttcatatccttgtaattctcttcgagttgtgggttttgtttggccagctagatctatgattcttccaatgagagaagtgcttggttttgggttcataccgtgcggtgacctcaccaagtgacagaaggggtaacgaggcacacatcgtgttgttgccatcaagggtaaaaagatggggttttcatcattggtttgagattatccctctacatcatgccatctttcttaaggctttactctgttcgtcatgaactcaatacactagatgcatgctggatagcggtcgatgtgtggagtaatatgtaGCATGAAACTGTAATTCGAGAATATTACAATGGTGGGGGCACTTCTAATTGTGGTTACAACAACAAGGTAAATCAATACTACTAATCTTCTTGTTCTGAGGCAAATCAATACTTAAATAACTCACGTATTCTGAAGCATACGAATTTCAAATAGAGGTAGAATCAAAAAGGTACAACTACTCTTATATCATTTGTCGTGGACAATGATCCCAAGAACAATTTCAATGTTCTACCTTATTTACACTTTACTCACCAAAGCTTCTCTCAAAAGAAATATAAATGGGTAATCAAGAAGACGCAATTGCTCTAACAGTCTATTCTTGATAGCACAAATATTTCTAAGTTATAGCAAACTCCAATGGTTTTATGGTTCTTCAGCAACATGCTTGCAACCCTTTTAAAAAAATAAGTGTTGTTtcgaacatatatatatatatatatatagtgactAAATCATTCAGATTAACTGAAGAATAAATCTCCATGAGGAGTCAAACATGCAGTCCATCAACAACGACGTGAAAAACTCTGAGCTAGTTGGTGCCATTAACAACAAAATTTGTGTGTATTCCTCATTTTTATGTCATCGTGATTTTACCTATTACTCGATTGCCTGGATCCCTTCTGCAAGGgacattcatttttcattttgagTAGTAGTTCATCTTTGTACCTGCAAGCTCATCCTTGCCAGTTTTAATGTTGAAACATTAAAAACAGATGTTTTACACTTGTTATGTACTTGCAAGCCCATTCTTTTTATTTTGATAACGTAGCAACTTGTTGTCTAATTGATGAGCATTTTATTTTTGGAGGTTCAACAAAGTTGATTATCTCTACTATTTGATAATATGCTTGCAGGTACAAGGTCTTCACAACTCACTTAACTCACCGTATGTGTGTTGTGAAGAGGTAGTTAGAGTATGATACATTCAAAAGTTAAGCTTAAAGAATATATATGCTAAACACGTGGGGAATGTTGTGTCCgtatcaaaatataagatgtttttgtATACTCCTTTTGTATcaaaaaatgtcttatattttgatatAGAAGAAGTATTTGCTAGGCAAGACAGCTTATTTACCATAACAAACCATGTTAATACATTCATTTCTGTTACATCAACGTAATTTTGGAATGTATAGCTCCCGACTGCTGAAGACATGAGGTTGAATTTGGTTATCCACAACATGATTTGGTCTTCTTATTGATAGCAACGTGGTCGTTCAGAAATATTGTTTTTGTTCATTTGCCTTTTCTTACATTGGACTTGaaacgtcttatattttgatACAAAGGAAGTATTTGCTAGGCAAGACAAATAATTTATCATAATAAACAATGTTAATACATTCATTTCTGCTACATCAACGTAATTTTGGAATGTATAGCTCCTGACTGCTGAATACATGAGGTTGAATTTGGTTATCCGCAACATGATTTGGTCTTCTTATTGATAGCAACATGACCATTCAGAAATATTGTTTTCGTTCATTTGCCTTTTCTTACATTGGACATGAAACGTCTTATATTATGATACATAGGAAGTATTTGCTAGGCAagacaacttatttatcataataAAGCATGTTAATACATTCATTTCTACTACATCAACGTAATTTGGAATGTATAGCTTTTGACTGCCAAAGACATGAGGTTGAATTTGGTTATCCACAACATGATATGGTCTTCTTATTTATAGCAGCGTGAACCTTTAGAAATATTGTATTTTTTCACTTCCTTTTCTTATAGTGGACGTGAAATCATTCTGTGACCTTTTTCCTGGGTGAGTTTCGGGTTATGTAGAGATTTGTAGTTATTTGTTTCCGGGGTCAGATTTTGTGTTACATTCTTTTTAGCTAATGTGTAACTTTATTTTTATCTTACTTTGTTTGTGAGATGCTAATTTTGTGTTAGAGTTTTCGACACCAAGATCACCATAATGAGGTAGCAATCTTGATTCCATTTGTGTTTTCTCGGCACAAATGTACAATGTAACTTTTATAATTATTATTACATGCAACATTGGTACCATATCATTGCTTCTCGAGTTGAGATTTGGTTTTCTGGTGGTTTTGGTGCTAGTGATGGTACAGGGCCCGTGAAGGGAGATAGGAGAAGTACAACTCTATCAAGAGAGAAAATCTACTCTTGAGAGAGGCCATGACGGGTAGTTGGATCCAAAACGCAACGAATCAAGGTTTATTTTCCTGGTGTCCTATGTTGTTGTTGATACTATTGTGGTACATTGAATTTTTATTTTCAGTGCCTCTTTCCCTCATGTGTGAGCTCTACTGATTTAACTTCCTTCTCAATGTATGCTAATAGTCCTTATAAATCCAAAAAGGTTCTTAATTGGCGTCTATAGGCACATAAGATCTTTCATTAGGAGGGGGTAGTGCTTGACTAATTTCTAGAATGATCAAACTATATGTTCATTTTTTCTCTATGCTTGGAATCTCTTAATAACTTGCTTACATCTAACTACAATAAACTCAATAAAACTTAATAGAAAGAGGACCGGGATTGAATCAAACTATCCTTACAAGTTCAGGGATTAAGAAAAACTTTACTTGAAAAATTCCAAAGGTTATACGTGTGTTACATGTGCACGCTAACTAGCATAATAGGGCGATCTGAGAAGATTTAGTAAAAGCAAGGTTCCATTGGTGTAAACCGAACACCACACCGAACTTCCGCTTAACCGAAATTTTGGTTAGCTAGTTTCAATTGCAATTTTTTGTTTTTGACTATGTAAACCGAATTTGAAAAATAATGGAATggtagaaatcaaaattttggtttATACCGAACGCCCACCCCATATACATATCACATTTTATTTCCTTTTAGCCAAGAACATGTTCAAGCAACACTTCAAAACATAAAAAATGCTACCATGAGTATAAATAGTTTCAAGGACATTAGAAAAAGGAGAACATAACTAAAATTTGTATATCGATCTTGTATGCCACCAGATCAAGTGATGTACTCAAAATAGCACTTACCAAATGATTTGTTGTAGAATTATATATACTAACTCAACATCGAgcaacaataaattaagacacaaCAATAAGTTAAGACACAATAGAATAAACAATGAGCTTAAACATGGGCGCGACGTGGAGCCGTGCCTCCGCCTACTAGTAATATTAGTACAACTATGTACATGATGCTCCTGTTCTATGGAAATGTGTGGGTGCCCCTTTGCTTTCGGACATGTCGTGACCCCTTAGTGTATGGATGGTGATCACTTAGTGTATGGATGGTGATCACTTAGTGTATGGATACACTATCATGCATGTGTGTAACGAGCATAGAGTTTCACAAACAAGTCAAATACTTGCCCATCAATATAAAAATATTATTCAAGGAACATATCATGACTCATGGATACAACATTATATAATCTCGTCTCTAGAATtgtctctaggacatatttctaaTTGGTAGGATATTTGCAGCCTCCAACGTGAGGCATGACTCTACATGACGCTTTACTAGTATAAAACTAGTATTATTGGAAAATGTAACATAGTAAAAAAATGATAATGAGTAAATATCATAAGATATCATGCTAAATCTTGTAATGGCTCTGTGAAGTTCCTTGTTTGTTGAAACTTAGTCGAAACTCGTGGCATCTTTAGTTGATTGACTTGCTTCGGTTTCCTTCTCTTATTAATCGTAGCTAAAATTGACACCACCTTTAGTTGACTTGCTTATTTTGGATTCCTTCATTTCTGTCCACCGGCTCCAACATTTGCATCAACACCGAGACCGGAATTGGCGCCTACATTCGCTCCAACATTACCGCCCCCCAttcgcaccagcaccagcaccaataTATTTATGTGCACCGACACCAAGACCGGCATTGGCACCGACATTTGCTCCGATCCCAGCTCCGATGTTCGCGCCTCCATTCGCACCAACACCAGCGCCTCCATtcgcaccaacaccagcacctccGTTTGCATTTGCACCAGCACCAAGACCAGCATTGGCACCAAGACCAGCATTTGCTCCAAGACCAGCATTGGCACCAAGACCAGCATTTGCTCCAAGACCAGCATTGCCACCAAGACCAGCATTGCCACCAAGACTAGCATTTGCTCCAAGACCAGCATTTGCTCCAACACCAAGACCAGCCTTTGCTCCAACACCAGCTCCAATGTTAGCGCCTCCATtcgcaccaacaccagcacctccGTTTGCATTTGCACCGGCACCAAGACCAGCGTTGGCACCAAGTCCAGCATTGGCACCAAGTCCAGCATAGCCACCGAGTCCAGCATAGCCACCGAGACCAGCATTGGCACCGAGACCAGCATTGGCACCGAGTCCAGCATTGGCACCGAGACCAGCATTGGCACCAAGACCAGCCTTTGCTCCAACATTAGCGCCTCCATttgcaccaacaccagcacctccGTTTGCATTTGCACCAGCACCAAGACCAGCATTGGCTCCAACACCAGCATTTGCTCCAATGTTAGCGCCTCCATTCGCACCACCACCAAGACCGACATTGGCGCCTATATTTTCTCGAACGCCAGCTCCGATATTAGCGCCTCCATTAGCACCGACACCAGCGCCAACATTAGCACCGATAGACTTTTCAAGTCCAACATTAGCACCTATGTACTTTCCAGCCCCAACATTAGCACCACCGTTGGCGTTACCGCCACCACCTACATCTCCTTCAACATCTCCAGCAGGTTGAGGTTCTGCCGGTCTATGCAACTTGCTTAGTAACCTAACAGGAAAAATAGCAAGAAATATCAGGAGCAATATATACAAGATATGTTAACTACCCATGCATGAGTGTGAAAGGGTGACGGTTGGACATTATAAAAGGACCCACATAAACACACCATGCTATGTGGGAATAAGGCTAGAAGTAACTTATTTAGTAACATAACACATCACAATACAAATTGCTTATGTGGCCTGTAGTTACTGAGAAGAGAGGTGTTTTTGATAACATAAATATGTTAGAGTAACATAAGAGACGGAATGACTCCACATCTGAACAAATAAAGGCATGTATAATGTCACACCTATGTCAAGGCAGTAACATAGTATGATACTAGTCTATTTTACATCCCACTAGGACTAGCCGAAGTTAATCGCGGACTTATGTTGTAGTGACATAACTAGCATGCTTGTAGACGGAGATTCAAGAAGTACCATGGTAAGTGGGATTGCACCGGCAATGTCCCCCACGATGAGATGAGAAACGCCACGAGAACAACCGCGGTGCCAGAGATCTTCGCCATTGCTGATGGTTTTCTGTGTGAGTTACCTCTATGTTTTTTGCGTACTGGTGGATTTGCTCTAGGACACGCTGGGGCGCATTTATATGGAACCATCTCACCTCCTATATTTGGCTATCTCTCATCAAGTTACGGCTGTTCCTCCAGCTATTGTGTGGACAAGAGTGTTAGTATCCGCTATCCGTGACCGGGTAAACTATATTGGTCACAAGGACAAGAGTGAAACTATATTGGTCACAGGGACAAGAGTGGTCGCCGTGCATGTACTTGTGTGTAGGGTAGAAGGTTTCGGCATGTAGGTGGAAACGGATTTTAAGGTGAGCCAGGAAGATGTGGAGGTGGAGGTTTAAACAAAAGCCATTTATTATAGACTTCactcttctccttttctttttgcttttgcGTTGATTATAGACTTCACTTCACTTCACATGAGGTATTATAGCGTTCATTCAAGTGTAGTACTCCCGTGTTTTGTTTCCGCCGAGATGACTGCAAATACAACCGCTAGAGTTACGGATCACGGATTGTGGTTAGGTGGCAATTTTTCATTCGAGATTAAAGGGGGAATAGGGCCCCACCCCGCGAAATTCAGAGCTCAAGGTGAAATGAATCATCAAACTTTAGCATGACCACAATGTATGCTTTAACATGACCAAATGACACCTACTGTGTTGGCCCAACGTGTGAAAATAAAAACGTACACCGCCAATATCTGTATAGCCGTAACTAGGCAGCCTGTGGATCACTAGTAAGTATCGCGGTGCTGATTCGTCGGCTGAGCGCCGACTCCAGCGTCCGGCAGGTTGGTGACCCTGACGACCAGCGGCGTGCGGACGCGGTGGTAGCCGTCGAACCACACGATCTCGCCAAAGTCGTACCGGCCGCGAGACAGCTTCGCCGGCGTGACGGTGACGTGGTACTCGGCCCTGGCGCAGCGCGTTGAGAACGCCAGCGCCGGCGGCCAAACCTCGACGTGCGCGCCCTGAGGGCTGATGACCGTAGCGTGGTACACGGTTTCCGCCTGGAGGCCCACGTTCGTCACCGTCCTCTTCACGGTCGCCGCGGCGCGGAGCTCTGGGAGCACGATGGCCGGGTAGTTGAGGTCGGCGTCCCCGATGGCGCCGCCGCCGCACCTGGTGTCGAGCGCCGGGGAGGGGAGCACCATCTGCCGCACCTGCGCCTCCGTGTAGCCGAGGCTGCAGAGGAAGTGCACGTGGTCGCGCGCGTCCGCGTCGTAGACCAGCCCCGGGTCCAGCGCCCGCAGCGGGTCCACGTGCCCGGCGCCGGTGTCGAAGGCGTCCGCCGCCTTCTGCGTCCCGCCGGCCAGCATGGCGTCGGACGTGTCGTCGTGCACGTACGCGGTGGTCATGAGGGCGGACTTGATGGCGGCCGGCGACCAGGTCGGGTGCACGGACCTGAGGATGGCGACGATGCCGGTGACGTGGGGGCACGACATGGACGTGCCCGTGTCGAAGTTCCACTCCGTCGAGCGCTTGTCCAGGGGGAGCATCGTCGGCGACGACTTGGGCGGCCACGCCGCCAGGATGTTCACTCCGGGCGCGGTGATGTCCGGCTGCGAATTCAGCAACAAATCGGTTcagtccatatatatatatatgtgtgtgtgtgcgctcTTCATTCACCATGCCAAGCTCAGTTGATCGGTGCCGTCTACCTTGAGAATGTTTGGAGAAATGGAGCTGGGTCCTCTGGAGGAGAAGTAGGCGATGGCCGGCGCCGGCGTCTTGCCCACGACGGTCCTGCTCGGCGCGATGTGCACGGTGGGCCGTTGCCTGCACGTTGCAGACGATGGATGCGCGGTCAAGGAAGAGCACGTGATCTCAGCCGTGCATCCGTCATTGGACGGTTCAGACCCGACGGCGGTGGGTGTTTGAATGGTTTTATACCTTGAACGGCTCTGGATGTAGTTGAGGATGTGGGTGCCCTGGCGCAGGTTCACGTGGACGGTGGGCAGGAAGTTGTCCTGATTGGACCGCCGGGAGCTGGAGTCGGAGAAGATCACGCCGGAGCCGCCGCCGGCGTACACCGCCAGCGCCGCGCCCTCGCCCGACACCATCCCCATTGTGGAGAAGCACAAGACGATCTTCCCGGACGCCGCCGTGCGGTTCACCAGCTGGTCCAAGGAGCACGTCCTTCCGGATCAACGCAAAATCGGTCAGTCAAAACAGATAGATACTCAGTAGGCATTGCGTGTGTGAGAGAGATTACCCATCGGCAAAGACGCTGGTGCTCTCCACTAAAGGCATTCTCATGTCCTTCACAATGAAGCCCTCTCCCTGTGTAAATtaccaaagaaaaaaaatgataggAGTAAATGAGAAGTGCATGGTATGATCCCACCTTGTTGCATGCACCGCACATGCATGCGTGGTCGGCCACTAGTAGGACCAAGAGCTCACCACGAAGGAGGCATTGTTCCCGAGCGCGATCACCGTCGGGAACCTCCGGTCGATGGTGCTGGCGGCGACGGTGAGCCCCCACGGCGACACGTTCTGCACCATGCCCGCGTCCGGACCGTCGTTGCCCGCAGAGAACACCGTCGACACTCCGAGCTGCATGGCATGGAACGACCCGACCTCGGTGCTCGTCGCGAACAGCGGGGACAGCGGTGGCGGCGACCCGAGGGACGCCGAGATGACGTGCACGCCGTCGTGCAGCGCGTCATCGAACGCCGCCAGGATGTCGGCGTCGTTGCACCGGCCCGTCAGGTCCTTGAACCAGCACACCTTGTACACCGCCAGCCGTGCTCTGGGTGCGCCCCCGCGTGCCGCGCCGCGGCCCAGCCCGCCGAAGTAGCTCGCGTTGGGGGATACGGCGCCCACAGCCGTGGACGCCGTGTGCGTGCCGTGGCCGACGCGATCCCGGGCCGACAGATACTCCGCGCCGCCGCTGGTGTTCAGCGGGCCGGTCTCGGCCTCGAAGCCGGCGAGGTAGTAGCGCGCCCCGATGAGCTTGCGGTTGCACGCGGTGGCTGGGTCGAACTGCTGGCCTCCCACGCACGTGCCTCGCCATGACGATGGCACGGGGCCTAGGTGGGGGTCATCTCTGAAGCTCTCGGATTCAGGCCACACCCCTGTGGAGGAGAGACACACACTGAAATGCTAAGGACCACAGCACTGTAGCAACAAACAGGGATGAGTGCAGTGCTACTACAAAATTGTGAACTCGAGATCTTGGCATCGCATGCCTGCATTCAACAAATGATTACAGTATCTTTCACTTTCATGGTTGTTCATGTTATTTCTCTTGCAATGTCATGCCAGTGTGTTTTAGATAATTTTGTAGCTGTATCTCCCTTCCAGGCTACAAGATCATGTCATGTGTGAAGCCAGAGAAGGTACAAGCAAGTACAGGACAGTGCAGCAGGATTTGCAAGGATGTGAAATAGAGAGGACAAGTACCAGTGTCGAGGATACCGACAATTACGTCGCCTCCATACTTCAAATGCATTTGGGAGGATGGTTGCTCCATCTGCAGATGCAGGTTGAGGCCCATGAAATCCCAGCTCCTTGTTGTATGGAGCTGCAGCATCCTGCTCCTGAATACCGATATGACCTCCTCTGTTTCTGATGATAATGATCATGGGGTTCCTTGTCAGTTTATGGCAATATTCAAGTGTGCAAAACTAGGATATAGGTATGTTTTCTGACTACAATGTCCACGGGGTATAGGAATAATTGTTACCAGACAAGGTGGTTGCTTGCGTTGAATTGAGTACTGCCGCAAAACCAGAGAATCCATAGCTGTAGCTATACAGAATAGCTTGTCTTGCTTCCTCCGGCCTGCAATATTGTGATCATTCATGCAAGTGTCCTTTTAGCCACATTTTTCTTGCCAAATGAGAACAAAGACCTCCAAATTCTCTGAGATCAAGGTTTTATCTTTTACAGACAAATGGTTGAATTGCTTCAAGTTAAGCATGAAacacagattatataaactgagaAACGGAATTAATAGAAGTTCCTACTATGGCATAAAGGGTGCAAAAGAAACAACTCATGTTATAGATGCATAAGACGGCGCTTCTGCACTGCATCGTTTTTTTCATCAAATTCAAGCAATTCAAGGGTCTTTTATTGTCCACTTTATTTTTTAGCTCAAAAAGTAAGATAGTACTGTAGTATATTACTCTGCAAAGACTCTTGAAAGAAGTTGGAGATGAAACCGTGTGGTCAGCGAAGGACTAAGACCGTTGTTGTGGCCCAAGTACACAATGTGAACCTGCGAACAGAAAAGAGAGCAGATATGAAGTGAATACTTGATCTGACAAACAGATAAAAGATGAGTGAAAATCTGCACAAAAACACTACATGTGAACGAGAAGCTGTAGTGCACTGAACAGGATCAACGGCAGCAAATGAGAGCGAGGAAACAACGAGCAGAAGCAGAAAAGCAGCCATTGCCCTTTACACAATGACACTGGTGGAGTGGCACAGAGATATATATAGACACCATATAGACAGACAAAAGGACACAAAGATATGATTCTGCGGGAGAAAGCGTCCGTGCCATGCGGTAGGGTGCTTGCAAGACAAGCTTTGGGAAGCTACAATGGCCCGGACAGCCCTCCATGGCTGTATCATTCCCACTTGCCTTGTTCATCTCGTGATCTAGCCATAGATGGCGGGTACGATGATTAAGCCTATCGAGTTAAGTACAGAGTCTAGCTGCTGAAGAGAGTACAGGATAACAGGCCTAAAGTTTGTTAACTCCAACCTAACCCTCTTGCCCTCGTGTTTTAATCATCTGTGCTAGTGTTTTGTTAGTTCCTAGACGGAAGAGGCAACAAGACAGCTATCAGCTACAGACATATTTAACATGCTGTAGCTTTTGGGATTCTCCAAAGGCTAAGCTCAAGGGATCGGCTTAAATAAGTGCCAAAAGGCTAAGATCTAAGTTATAGATTTCAACAAAATAGTCAAGTGTCTGGACCTATGAAGATAACATGTGTGCTTAAATCATTAGGCTTTCAAGATCTAGTTTACTGACAAGACAAACCTTCTGCCCTGCCATTAGTAGCAAAGTACTTTGGGTCTGTGAGAACTTCTAAAGTGTTTGAAGAAAGTCTAATAACTAGCAGTTGCTCCGATGAGGAAAATCCAGAAACCTTTTATAGCTCCTGCAACCTTCTATAGCAAAATCCAAAAAGATCATAGAAAAATTCACCTAAAAATGATAGTTTAGCTATGTATTGGATTGTTATTATTTTACTATGTATTGGAGTTTACTGCACATGTTTCTGCATTAAGGACTGCGTGCAAGCATAATGCATTCGCTAAACAATGATGATGCTGAGCACTCTTTGCAGAGAAATCTAATTAACTCTTAATCTGTATGGACTATTCCTAATTAAATAATTTTTCACCCCTCACGCTCCGCTTTACATGCATTCAACCACTCGTTCGTAATCTAATGATATATCACATATGCTTTAAACTGGTAAAAGGCAGTCTGTGCTGGATCTAGAATGCATAGAAGTGGTAATCCTATTATGTGGAGTGTGTATTGCAGTTTGCATACAGTCAGCGAGCACACTTGTAGAGCCAACCTTGTTCCATCATATGTAGCCTTTTAACTGTTGATGACCATGCTTTTTGTGGGGCAGATGGACATATCCTTGTACATGCCGTTATGGTTACTCAAGAACAAGGAGGATATTACAAAAGGAGAGAGAACAAGAACCTGTCCGGCAGTGTACTACAGTTTTAGCCGAAGAAGTACAATAGATACATGTTCCTGCAGACATAAGTGCTCTCTTCAGTGATGCAAACATAAGAGCATGCCCAGAAGGAAAATAGCGAACATCATTCCCGGACAGGAAACCGATCATATCTAGCATTATGAAGCTTACCAAACACACACCTTGACGTGAGAATTCATCATATTTCTCCCTTGAGGAAAAAATTACAGCATGCTTCACCGACCGTCAATCTTCCATCTTTAAAGTGCACTGACATATGTCAATTTACATCATTGGTTACAACAACCTAAGCAATGGTCTACACATGGACTGAACTTGCAGTCATGCCAGTGGCCGGCAACTGAACTCAGCCTTAGGACCAAATTATTCTCAAGACAACTGAGAGGACTAGCTGGTAGTGACTCTCTTCCAGAATAATGGCAAATGCTCAATttaagaaccccccccccccccacaccccCCCTCTAATAATTTCCTGCACAGTGTACTATCAGTTTAAGCTTTGCAAATTTGTTGCAATTATGCGCTGTCAAATCTAAATCTTCCCCTGGCTTCTGGTGAGGGAACGAATCGTGACAAGAGAGCTGCTACTAAGAGAATGAATTGGTAATGACCAAATGCATCTCCTTGTCAAGGAGTTGCATGCTAGGATTTACCTGCATGAACTCCTGAACCTTCATCAGGCAAAGGAAACTAAGGAGCCTTTCGCAAACTGATTTCCCCAACCTCTGTTAGACTGCCACACAGAAGTTACAGTGATCACCTGCAATATCTTGACGAACCCGCACAACTAGGTCTTCTTAGGAGAGGCTGGTAAGTCCATATACATCTTAAAAACTGTTCAACTGAACTCAGCCTTAGGACCTGTCAGGTGTGCCAGCAAAATCCATTTtgtattttgcaagaatggatatgcaCGGCGCTTTTGAAGTCAGGCTtacctactactccctccgttcctaaatacttgtagttgggaagaactagactagttctccctaagtacaagtatttaggtacagagggagtagattAAAGGATGATGTTGCAAAATACATTTTGTATATTGAAGAATGGATATGCACGGAGCTTCATTTCACCTGTAAAGCTGAGGATATCCTCAGTACCATTTGGTTTCCTACAAATGCTAGATTTGGTTTCTTTCCTAAGCTTCTTGTAAGAACTATAACATTGCAATAAGGCGGCTGTGTGCATAGGCCAGGGATACCCTCTTTTCGACAGAAAAAATAGATTTAACTCCAAAAGACTTACTAAAAACCTATACAGGCAATTGGGGATGAAAAATGGAATGAGAATATTACGAGTTCTTCTATATGtcaaaagaaaatcattttgcatAGAATATGAATGAAGTTGACCAGTTTTTCTTTCAAAAAGTActaaaatgtactccctccgtcccaaaataagtgtctcaactttgtactagctctaatacaaagttgtattaagcttgagacagttacagttattttgggacggagggagtatttggttACTAACACTGT includes:
- the LOC123449492 gene encoding subtilisin-like protease SBT3.18; translated protein: MAAFLLLLVVSSLSFAAVDPVQCTTASRSHVHIVYLGHNNGLSPSLTTRFHLQLLSRVFAEPEEARQAILYSYSYGFSGFAAVLNSTQATTLSETEEVISVFRSRMLQLHTTRSWDFMGLNLHLQMEQPSSQMHLKYGGDVIVGILDTGVWPESESFRDDPHLGPVPSSWRGTCVGGQQFDPATACNRKLIGARYYLAGFEAETGPLNTSGGAEYLSARDRVGHGTHTASTAVGAVSPNASYFGGLGRGAARGGAPRARLAVYKVCWFKDLTGRCNDADILAAFDDALHDGVHVISASLGSPPPLSPLFATSTEVGSFHAMQLGVSTVFSAGNDGPDAGMVQNVSPWGLTVAASTIDRRFPTVIALGNNASFVGEGFIVKDMRMPLVESTSVFADGTCSLDQLVNRTAASGKIVLCFSTMGMVSGEGAALAVYAGGGSGVIFSDSSSRRSNQDNFLPTVHVNLRQGTHILNYIQSRSRQRPTVHIAPSRTVVGKTPAPAIAYFSSRGPSSISPNILKPDITAPGVNILAAWPPKSSPTMLPLDKRSTEWNFDTGTSMSCPHVTGIVAILRSVHPTWSPAAIKSALMTTAYVHDDTSDAMLAGGTQKAADAFDTGAGHVDPLRALDPGLVYDADARDHVHFLCSLGYTEAQVRQMVLPSPALDTRCGGGAIGDADLNYPAIVLPELRAAATVKRTVTNVGLQAETVYHATVISPQGAHVEVWPPALAFSTRCARAEYHVTVTPAKLSRGRYDFGEIVWFDGYHRVRTPLVVRVTNLPDAGVGAQPTNQHRDTY